The Salmo salar chromosome ssa06, Ssal_v3.1, whole genome shotgun sequence genome window below encodes:
- the LOC106607168 gene encoding xaa-Pro aminopeptidase 3, which translates to MLPSPNILTRSATQLVSHSKFWSQGHLWCSCRNVSVKPGGWKPRKVPPRYLGQLSPFTHPHFIKNGEVTPGLTQTEFDLRRQRLASLIEVQADRLGPTASSNKHLVIVLSHPICYMTNDIPYPFHQNQDFLYLTGILEPDSALVLCGTGRPDQAILFVPRRDPARELWDGPRSGKDGAAALTGVERVHCTEELGLVLKSLKGSTVWYDGSKPCHPGLHQTHVRPLLEGGPMVRSLRPLTHSLRALKSPAEVALMKEAGRITAQAFKKTMGMSQGDIDEALLYAKFDFECRAHGANFLAYPPVVAGGNRANTLHYINNNQIVKNGEMVLLDGGCEYFCYVSDITRTWPVNGKFSPAQAELYEGVLEVQKGCLSLCSPGVSLDHIYSTMLALLGRQLRQLGIVKSSTSDADALKAARRYCPHHVGHYLGMDVHDTPELSRSQPLQPGMAITIEPGLYICEDDDQVPERFRGLGVRIEDDVVIQDEMNPLILSSDTPKTIADVERACAQS; encoded by the exons GTCATCTGTGGTGCTCATGCCGGAATGTCTCCGTTAAACCAGGAGGGTGGAAACCTCGGAAGGTTCCACCAAGATACCTCGGCCAGCTAAGCCCCTTCACTCATCCACACTTCATAAAAAATG GTGAGGTGACCCCTGGCTTAACCCAAACAGAGTTTGATCTCCGTCGGCAAAGACTGGCCTCTCTCATCGAGGTTCAGGCAGATCGGCTGGGACCCACTGCTTCGTCCAACAAACACCTCGTCATTGTCCTGTCCCACCCAATCTGCTACATGACCAATGACATCCCCTACCCCTTCCACCAGAACCAGGACTTCCTCTACCTCACAGGCATCCTTGAACCAGACAGCGCCCTGGTTCTGTGTGGTACCGGCCGCCCGGACCAAGCCATCCTCTTTGTACCCCGCAGGGACCCGGCCAGGGAGCTGTGGGACGGGCCCAGGTCAGGGAAGGACGGGGCGGCAGCGTTGACGGGGGTCGAGAGGGTCCACTGCACAGAAGAGTTGGGACTTGTACTCAAAAGCCTTAAAG GTAGCACTGTGTGGTATGATGGCTCCAAGCCCTGCCACCCTGGGCTCCACCAGACCCATGTTCGGCCCCTGCTGGAAGGGGGGCCCATGGTGCGCTCTCTCAGACCccttacacactccctcagggccCTCAAGAGCCCAGCCGAAGTGGCTCTCATGAAGGAGGCTGGTCGCATAACAGCACAG GCATTCAAGAAGACTATGGGTATGTCTCAAGGGGACATTGATGAAGCTCTACTGTATGCTAAG TTTGATTTTGAGTGCCGTGCCCATGGAGCCAATTTCTTGGCCTATCCTCCTGTGGTTGCTGGTGGAAACCGAGCCAATACACTTCATTACATAAACAACAACCAGATTGTCAAG aatggGGAGATGGTGCTACTTGATggagggtgtgaatacttttgttATGTCAGTGATATTACCCGTACCTGGCCAGTGAACGGAAA GTTCAGCCCTGCCCAGGCAGAGTTGTATGAGGGGGTGTTGGAGGTGCAGaagggctgtctgtctctgtgctcCCCAGGAGTCAGTCTGGACCACATCTATAGCACCATGTTGGCTCTGCTGGGACGCCAACTCAGACAGCTGGGCATCGTGAAGAGCTCCACCAGTGATGCTGATGCACTTAAG GCGGCGCGGCGCTACTGCCCCCACCATGTTGGTCACTACCTGGGCATGGATGTGCACGATACCCCTGAGCTTTCCCGCTCTCAGCCCCTCCAGCCTGGAATGGCAATCACAATAGAGCCAG ggCTGTACATATGTGAGGATGATGACCAGGTTCCAGAGCGATTCCGTGGACTTGGGGTGAGAATAGAGGACGACGTTGTGATTCAAGACGAGATGAACCCCTTGATCCTGTCCTCTGACACACCCAAAACCATTGCTGATGTTGAAAGAGCCTGTGCACAGAGTTAG